Proteins found in one Alteromonas macleodii genomic segment:
- a CDS encoding NAD(P)H-dependent oxidoreductase yields the protein MSHPIIEDLNKRYTVKKYDANKRISADDLATILEALRLSASSINSQPWKFVVVESDEAKQRLHDSFENKHQFNQLHAKEASHTILFAYDPKFTKEKFVKRVDAEVASGHLPEDMRENFMGAYAFAEANTDENGNNAAWTKAQVYLALGNAMHTLARLGIASTPMEGVDPDLLGELFKDELDGHVCEVALAMGYPDTEQDWNHGLPKARLPKDDVIAVV from the coding sequence GTGTCTCATCCAATTATCGAAGATTTAAACAAGCGTTATACAGTTAAGAAGTACGATGCTAACAAACGCATTTCAGCTGACGACCTTGCTACCATTCTTGAAGCTTTGCGTCTATCAGCGTCTTCTATCAACTCTCAGCCTTGGAAGTTTGTTGTAGTAGAAAGCGACGAAGCGAAACAGCGTCTACACGATAGCTTTGAAAATAAGCATCAGTTTAACCAGCTTCACGCGAAAGAAGCGTCGCATACTATTTTGTTTGCTTACGACCCTAAATTCACTAAAGAAAAGTTTGTTAAACGTGTAGATGCAGAAGTCGCTTCTGGTCATTTACCTGAAGATATGCGTGAAAACTTTATGGGTGCTTATGCCTTCGCTGAAGCGAATACCGATGAAAATGGTAACAACGCAGCATGGACTAAAGCGCAGGTTTATCTTGCACTTGGAAATGCAATGCACACGTTGGCTCGTTTGGGTATCGCCTCTACACCGATGGAAGGTGTGGATCCTGATTTGCTTGGCGAACTATTCAAAGACGAACTAGACGGCCACGTTTGTGAAGTGGCATTGGCTATGGGCTACCCTGATACCGAGCAAGACTGGAACCACGGCCTACCTAAGGCCCGATTGCCAAAAGATGACGTAATTGCAGTGGTTTAA
- a CDS encoding DUF3034 family protein — MIKRLLLPLLFLSPLVNADSGSRLIASGGITGFEGTAGGGITPWAFIGGYTSKEEISYSANVQYLSLSDYSLTTAGAGISLFDRVEISIQRQRLDISAGLTSNVFALLTEGAVTNANSTTIEQDIVGAKVKLFGDGVFTQNSWAPQIALGAQYKKNRDVDSSLSLPDGTVPLPEIGVPLLLGAKDDSGTDIYLSATKLWLGTPSGYNLLTNLTARYTKANVFGLLGFGAEGNDNAKVEWEGSVAVLISPTTAIGTEFRTQTNRLGGLAEEDTVIDAFIAYFPNKSISITAAYVDLGNLPLQESSSGFYLTVNGNF, encoded by the coding sequence ATGATAAAGCGCTTGTTACTTCCCTTACTTTTTTTATCGCCGTTAGTAAACGCGGATAGCGGCTCTCGCTTAATAGCCTCAGGCGGAATTACCGGCTTTGAAGGTACCGCAGGTGGCGGCATAACACCTTGGGCATTTATTGGCGGTTACACGAGTAAAGAAGAAATTAGCTATTCTGCCAATGTTCAATACTTAAGCCTTAGCGATTACTCACTCACTACTGCTGGAGCTGGCATAAGTCTTTTTGACCGCGTTGAAATTAGCATACAGCGCCAGCGCTTAGATATTTCAGCCGGGTTAACCAGCAATGTTTTTGCGCTACTAACAGAAGGTGCGGTGACCAATGCTAACAGTACAACTATCGAGCAAGATATTGTGGGGGCAAAGGTTAAATTATTCGGTGATGGCGTTTTTACCCAAAACTCATGGGCGCCACAAATCGCTTTAGGCGCCCAGTATAAGAAAAATAGAGATGTTGATAGTTCGCTTTCATTGCCAGATGGCACCGTTCCACTTCCTGAAATAGGGGTACCTTTACTGTTAGGCGCGAAGGACGACAGCGGCACTGACATCTACCTTTCAGCGACTAAATTATGGTTGGGCACACCGTCAGGCTATAATTTACTTACTAATTTAACCGCCAGGTACACTAAGGCTAATGTTTTTGGCCTATTGGGTTTTGGTGCTGAAGGAAACGACAATGCAAAAGTTGAGTGGGAAGGCTCCGTTGCAGTATTAATCAGCCCTACCACGGCAATTGGCACTGAGTTTCGAACGCAAACTAATCGGTTAGGTGGGCTAGCCGAAGAGGACACGGTTATTGATGCTTTTATTGCTTACTTTCCAAATAAGTCTATTTCAATTACCGCTGCCTATGTGGATTTAGGTAATTTACCGCTGCAAGAGAGCTCAAGTGGCTTCTACCTAACGGTAAATGGCAATTTTTAA
- the secD gene encoding protein translocase subunit SecD: protein MTRFSFRGFVYVLIVILGLLSAAPNILPQSVKQQLPTWYTTSTLSLGLDLQGGSHLLLAADTDALFKKQLSSFSSDVLSELRTQNVRYTRTSHSLSSKTSSEDNAGSVVFTLRNVDDARKVKDVAYQVSAQPNGASALDVAIKQNTVTLTLNELYSEQLVKDTLSRSVEVVRKRLNETGLTEPSVTLQGKDAILVQMPGMSDPTQVKKLLGTTAQMTFHWAANSRSEQVMSKQDGAGNSYRLEQKVALEGEHITDAAGVLSSETGQPVVTFRLDSAGAKQFATMTRDNIGRVLAIVLDDKVVTAPVINSVIPGGRGEITGNFTLPEAGNTALMLRTGALPVPLDIIEERTVGPDLGSDAIQTGVESGIAGALLVLAFMVAIYGRWGAIASFALCINMALVFGALTLFGATLTLPGIAGLILTMGMAVDANILINERIREESKKGRPAASAIEVGFEKAFATIVDSNFTTLIAVSLLFMFGSGPIKGFAITIALGLVSSVFTAVALTKMLMLRVVKSKQKNTQDRAQQRLPLRFSSPLLRLSDKLSGINFLAKRKVALTISVVLTVLSIGLFAKPGLHYGVDFTGGTMIELTAPTLSTDELRDVIESNGFDQVAIQEYGSEHHYLLRAPVLDSNEELDISNAKQTDALKRAISQADDQVSFDKVDMVGPKVSGGFAELSILALLIAGGGMLVYLWARFEAHFATAALLTVLLDLTKTIGFFALTGIEFNLTAVAALLALIGYSINDKVVVLDRIRELLRLDPTKPLANTINEAVNSTLSRTVFTSVTTLLALLPMALFGGDAVESFAVPMVFAVVIGTSSTLFITSTLLYLLGSRREKQGKAQLKPTAEEIKASLSHIP from the coding sequence ATGACACGATTTTCATTTCGTGGCTTTGTGTATGTGCTCATCGTTATACTCGGTTTACTGAGCGCTGCGCCCAATATATTGCCACAATCAGTTAAACAGCAGTTACCCACTTGGTACACTACTAGCACGCTCTCATTAGGCTTAGATTTACAGGGTGGTTCGCATCTGCTCTTAGCAGCAGACACCGACGCATTGTTCAAGAAGCAACTGAGCAGTTTTTCCAGCGATGTACTTAGCGAATTACGTACTCAAAACGTACGCTATACCAGAACATCTCACTCGCTTTCTTCAAAGACGAGTAGTGAAGATAATGCTGGAAGCGTTGTATTTACCTTGCGCAATGTCGACGATGCTAGAAAGGTTAAAGATGTTGCTTATCAAGTTTCCGCTCAACCGAACGGAGCAAGTGCACTTGATGTTGCAATAAAGCAAAACACCGTCACTCTTACACTAAACGAACTCTATTCAGAGCAATTGGTTAAAGATACGTTAAGCCGAAGTGTTGAGGTAGTTCGGAAGCGTTTGAACGAAACCGGGCTTACCGAGCCCAGTGTTACCTTGCAGGGTAAAGACGCGATTTTAGTTCAGATGCCAGGTATGTCCGACCCCACCCAGGTTAAAAAGCTACTGGGTACTACAGCACAAATGACCTTTCATTGGGCTGCAAACAGCCGCTCAGAACAAGTAATGAGCAAGCAGGATGGGGCGGGTAATTCCTATCGCTTGGAACAAAAAGTGGCGCTAGAAGGCGAACATATCACTGACGCGGCCGGTGTTTTAAGTAGCGAAACCGGTCAGCCTGTAGTGACCTTTCGTTTAGACAGTGCCGGTGCTAAGCAGTTTGCCACTATGACCCGCGACAATATTGGCCGCGTGCTCGCTATTGTTCTTGACGACAAAGTGGTAACCGCCCCGGTTATTAACAGCGTGATCCCAGGCGGACGAGGAGAAATTACCGGTAACTTTACGTTGCCCGAGGCAGGTAATACCGCATTAATGCTTCGCACCGGTGCGTTACCTGTGCCCCTTGATATTATAGAAGAACGTACGGTTGGGCCTGATTTAGGTAGCGACGCTATTCAAACCGGTGTAGAAAGCGGTATAGCAGGTGCGTTGCTAGTTTTAGCATTTATGGTAGCGATTTATGGCAGATGGGGGGCTATTGCAAGCTTTGCTCTGTGCATCAACATGGCATTGGTGTTTGGTGCGTTAACCTTATTTGGCGCAACACTCACATTACCTGGCATTGCAGGCTTGATTCTGACTATGGGCATGGCGGTAGATGCAAACATTTTAATTAATGAACGTATACGTGAGGAAAGTAAAAAAGGCCGCCCTGCAGCCAGTGCAATCGAAGTGGGCTTTGAAAAAGCATTCGCAACAATAGTAGATTCAAACTTCACTACGCTTATAGCGGTGAGCTTGCTGTTTATGTTTGGTAGTGGGCCTATCAAAGGGTTTGCTATCACCATTGCCCTTGGGCTTGTATCTTCAGTATTTACTGCGGTTGCCTTAACTAAAATGCTTATGCTTAGAGTGGTTAAGTCGAAGCAAAAAAATACGCAAGATCGCGCGCAGCAGCGCCTGCCACTACGCTTCTCATCACCGCTACTGCGCTTGAGCGATAAGCTAAGCGGTATTAATTTTCTGGCTAAACGCAAAGTTGCATTAACTATTTCGGTAGTACTAACTGTGCTCTCAATCGGATTATTTGCCAAACCAGGTTTACATTATGGTGTCGACTTTACCGGGGGCACCATGATTGAGCTGACCGCGCCAACGCTCTCGACTGATGAGTTACGAGATGTCATTGAAAGTAATGGCTTTGATCAGGTAGCCATTCAAGAATATGGCAGTGAGCATCACTATTTATTGCGCGCTCCTGTTCTCGATAGCAATGAGGAGCTTGATATTAGCAATGCAAAGCAGACTGACGCACTAAAACGTGCGATTTCACAGGCTGACGACCAGGTAAGTTTTGATAAAGTTGATATGGTTGGACCGAAAGTCAGCGGAGGTTTCGCGGAGCTATCTATTCTTGCGCTGCTTATAGCCGGTGGTGGCATGTTGGTTTACTTATGGGCGCGTTTTGAAGCGCATTTCGCGACGGCAGCACTGCTTACCGTGTTACTGGATTTAACCAAAACCATAGGCTTTTTCGCGTTAACCGGTATCGAGTTTAACTTAACCGCAGTGGCAGCGTTATTGGCGCTTATTGGTTATTCAATAAACGATAAAGTAGTGGTGCTTGATCGTATCCGCGAACTCTTACGTTTAGACCCAACCAAACCTTTAGCAAACACCATCAACGAAGCGGTGAATAGCACATTAAGTCGAACGGTATTTACGTCCGTCACCACGCTGTTAGCGCTGCTTCCAATGGCTTTATTTGGTGGTGACGCAGTAGAAAGTTTTGCAGTGCCTATGGTTTTTGCTGTGGTAATTGGCACGTCTTCGACCTTGTTTATAACCTCTACATTATTGTACCTATTGGGCAGTAGAAGGGAGAAACAGGGCAAAGCACAGTTAAAGCCCACTGCCGAAGAAATTAAGGCTTCGTTGTCGCACATCCCTTAG
- a CDS encoding putative bifunctional diguanylate cyclase/phosphodiesterase, translating into MDINSILENQIQTHDSTTGQQEMVAVRFRRRYRLCQVLTIIGVLFLLALGSINLISNARFLGILLLGCAFVGLINLYILKRSGNVERAATVLSGILCFLSISLLITGGKDNTGMLWIYPIMAINLFINRFWPAVVIFSFFTIASLLLLFTPLSFLLMTSYSLVEAIRFVLTMLALNVICLAALYSEEQAYRTIIQLHADDVRQMAFFDTLTGLPNRWNFKNNLQRLISRAKKDKNRIGLLYIDLDNFKQVNDQFGHEAGDRLLLEFSERLWEVIRPSDQLFKPNKDSLARLAGDEFVVILPDMKKPQDASKAAERILRVFDNGFDVDGVSHNVYASIGIAVYPDDAVEPATLLQHADAAMYDAKNNGRNCYRFFTKDIAMALQQRQKIEKGLRMALSESQFSLVYMPIFDCKDNAIVAVEALLRCQNEELKGIGPDDFIPVAESTGLIKEIDLWVIDNALNALTQLQSSCAFEGKMCINVSGVELNNENFPSQVKALLMKNNVSPERVELEITETAFVAGDMTCLETLKALNELGVSLALDDFGTGYTAFSQLIHYPANCLKIDRSFVNDLFSASKSRSKMVMIIQNLAKLYGLRVIAEGVETEAQLAYLKSLGCDWAQGYYLSCPLPWHELLNQITVNVKERE; encoded by the coding sequence ATGGATATAAATAGTATTTTGGAGAACCAAATTCAAACTCATGACTCAACGACGGGTCAGCAAGAAATGGTCGCCGTCCGATTTCGCAGGCGCTATCGATTATGCCAAGTCTTAACCATCATTGGAGTGCTGTTTCTTCTAGCCTTAGGCAGCATTAATCTAATTAGTAACGCACGCTTTCTAGGTATCTTACTATTAGGCTGTGCGTTTGTCGGTTTGATTAACCTGTACATTCTAAAACGCTCCGGTAATGTAGAGCGCGCTGCCACCGTGCTTAGCGGTATTTTGTGTTTTCTTTCTATTTCATTGCTTATCACTGGCGGAAAAGACAATACGGGTATGCTGTGGATTTACCCAATTATGGCTATTAACCTTTTTATTAATCGCTTTTGGCCTGCGGTTGTCATCTTTTCCTTTTTCACAATTGCTAGCCTGCTTTTGCTATTTACGCCGCTGTCTTTTTTACTAATGACTAGCTACTCGTTAGTCGAGGCAATACGTTTTGTTCTTACCATGCTGGCACTGAACGTTATTTGCTTAGCTGCGCTCTATTCAGAAGAACAGGCCTATCGCACCATCATTCAACTTCATGCTGACGATGTCCGCCAAATGGCGTTTTTCGACACATTGACAGGCCTCCCTAATCGCTGGAATTTTAAAAACAATCTTCAGCGTTTGATCAGTCGTGCTAAAAAAGACAAGAATCGCATAGGGCTACTTTATATCGACCTTGATAATTTTAAACAGGTAAATGACCAGTTTGGTCATGAGGCTGGAGACCGCTTACTACTCGAATTTAGTGAACGGCTATGGGAAGTCATTCGACCTAGCGACCAATTATTTAAGCCAAATAAAGATAGTCTGGCCAGGCTAGCGGGGGACGAATTCGTCGTAATTTTACCTGATATGAAAAAACCGCAAGATGCCAGCAAAGCCGCAGAACGCATTTTACGCGTGTTTGACAATGGGTTTGATGTTGACGGCGTTTCTCATAACGTATACGCCAGTATAGGTATAGCTGTTTACCCTGATGATGCAGTCGAACCAGCAACATTGCTGCAACATGCTGATGCGGCGATGTATGATGCGAAAAATAACGGTCGTAACTGCTACAGGTTCTTCACTAAGGATATAGCAATGGCGTTGCAGCAACGCCAAAAAATAGAAAAAGGGCTGAGAATGGCTCTCAGTGAAAGTCAATTTTCACTGGTATACATGCCAATATTTGATTGCAAAGATAACGCTATTGTCGCAGTGGAAGCGTTGCTTAGGTGCCAAAACGAAGAATTAAAGGGTATTGGACCTGACGACTTTATTCCCGTTGCAGAATCTACCGGTCTTATTAAAGAAATCGATTTGTGGGTCATTGATAATGCGTTAAATGCGCTAACGCAATTACAAAGCTCTTGCGCCTTCGAAGGGAAGATGTGTATTAACGTATCTGGTGTAGAACTCAATAACGAAAATTTTCCTTCTCAAGTTAAAGCGCTTTTAATGAAAAACAATGTTTCACCTGAACGCGTTGAATTAGAGATAACAGAAACAGCGTTTGTTGCTGGTGACATGACCTGCCTAGAAACGCTTAAAGCATTAAACGAGCTAGGCGTTTCTTTAGCGCTTGATGACTTTGGAACAGGCTATACAGCTTTCAGCCAGCTAATTCACTACCCCGCCAATTGCTTGAAGATAGATCGCTCCTTCGTTAACGATCTTTTCTCTGCTTCTAAGTCGCGTAGTAAAATGGTCATGATTATTCAAAATCTTGCCAAACTCTACGGTCTTCGCGTAATAGCGGAAGGTGTAGAGACAGAAGCACAGCTCGCTTACTTAAAGAGCCTTGGGTGCGATTGGGCGCAAGGTTATTATCTTTCTTGTCCACTACCGTGGCATGAACTGCTAAATCAGATTACTGTAAACGTAAAAGAACGCGAATAA